A window from Gossypium raimondii isolate GPD5lz chromosome 7, ASM2569854v1, whole genome shotgun sequence encodes these proteins:
- the LOC128042500 gene encoding uncharacterized protein LOC128042500 yields the protein MGAPWNQATVFYHLPSKNLKAWEDCLPHVEFAYNRAVHSATKLSPFKIVYGFNLLTPLDLMPLPSNQLVHVDGKRKADYIKQLHQRVRDNIEAKTKKYEQQANKGRKRVVFEPGDWVWLHMRKERFPAQRRSKLLLRGDGPFQENTTLVQAKNVSDLSPFDADCDLRTNRSEEEENDVSSPMNNVELEQEAIKLPIRPIMRARAKQFKDAISAMVERIMENDTKEFKNELNMFNFWEAEFRSS from the exons ATGGGGGCGCCTTGGAACCAAGCTACTGTTTTCTACCACTTGCCATCT AAAAATTTGAAGGCTTGGGAAGATTGTTTACCGCATGTGGAGTTTGCGTATAATCGAGCTGTTCACTCAGCTACCAAACTTTCTCCTTTCAAAATTGTTTATGGTTTCAATCTGTTAACACCACTTGATTTGATGCCATTGCCTTCTAACCAACTCGTGCATGTAGATGGAAAACGCAAGGCTGATTACATCAAACAATTGCACCAACGAGTTCGAGACAACATTGAGGCTAAGACCAAGAAATATGAACAACAAGCTAACAAAGGCCGTAAGCGTGTTGTGTTCGAGCCGGGAGACTGGGTTTGGCTGCACATGCGTAAGGAAAGATTTCCTGCGCAAAGACGATCTAAGCTCCTTCTGAGAGGAGATGGACCATTTCAA GAGAATACAACGTTAGTGCAAGCTAAAAACGTTTCTGATTTATCTCCGTTTGATGCAGATtgcgatttgaggacaaatcgttcTGAAGAGGAGGAGAATGATGTGAGCTCGCCTATGAACAACGTAGAGCTCGAACAAGAAGCTATCAAGCTGCCCATTCGTCCGATAAtgcgagctagagctaaacaattcaaggacGCTATTTCAGCAATGGTGGAACGAATTATGGAAAATGATACCAAAGAATTCAAAAACGAGcttaacatgtttaatttttgggaAGCTGAATTTCGTTCCAGCTAA